In Lotus japonicus ecotype B-129 chromosome 5, LjGifu_v1.2, one genomic interval encodes:
- the LOC130721536 gene encoding serine decarboxylase 1-like isoform X2: MENSTEKNVTISLNIPQVRDSNESPRVVSNAKPFGEEEKHKEIPENNGHMICLPINSTGETQANLAQVIAHYVGTLNKKQLRFLGYSTNQEFDYDALAPLLHFHINNAGDPFIGSSYSLNSVEFEVPVLDWFANLWEIEKEEYWGYVTTGGTEGNLYGILSGREQFPNGILYTSQDSHYSIFKTVKMYRMQCIKVGTLISGEINYVDLKALLLAHKNRPAIINLNIGTTMKGAIDDIDHVIQTLEESGFSRDQFYIHCDGALSGIMLPFLKQAPKVTFKKPIGSISTSGHKFLGCPIPCGVVITRLEHVNALCRDVEYIKSRDVTITGSRCGLTPIFLWYALQEKGLIGLKKEAQKCITNANHLLDKLHENGIGAMQNKFSNTVVFERPLNDDFVQRWSLSCEGNIAHVVVMQHVTIEMLDSFVSELVKKRSIWFQGGLIKPPCISNAIGRENCACALHKSL; this comes from the exons ATGGAGAATTCAACAGAGAAGAACGTGACAATATCTTTAAACATTCCACAAGTTCGTGACAGTAATGAGTCTCCTAGGGTGGTCAGCAATGCTAAGCCCtttggagaagaagagaagcataAAGAAATTCCAGAGAATAATGGGCATATGATCTGTCTTCCCATCAACAGCACTGGAGAGACGCAAGCGAATTTGGCTCAAGTAATTGCCCATTATGTTGGGACcctaaataaaaaacaattgcGCTTTTTAG GTTATTCCACTAATCAAGAATTTGACTATGACGCATTAGCACCATTATTGCATTTTCACATAAACAATGCTGGCGACCCATTTATAGGGAGTAGTTATAGTCTAAATTCAGTGGAATTTGAAGTACCCGTGCTTGATTGGTTTGCCAATCTGTGGGAGATAGAGAAAGAGGAGTATTGGGGATACGTCACAACTGGTGGAACAGAGGGAAACCTTTATGGGATATTATCTGG GAGGGAACAATTCCCAAATGGAATTTTGTACACATCACAGGACTCGCATTATTCAATATTCAAGACTGTAAAAATGTATAGAATGCAATGCATAAAAGTTGGCACTTTGATCTCTGGTGAAATCAATTATGTTGATCTAAAAGCTTTACTTCTTGCTCATAAGAACAGGCCAGCCATCATCAATCTAAATATAG GAACTACTATGAAAGGAGCAATTGATGACATTGATCATGTAATACAAACACTTGAGGAAAGTGGCTTCTCTCGCGATCAATTCTATATTCATTGTGATGGAGCTTTATCCGGAATAATGTTGCCATTTCTTAAACAA GCTCCAAAGGTTACCTTCAAGAAGCCCATTGGAAGTATATCCACTTCTGGCCATAAGTTTTTAGgatgcccaattccttgtggtGTTGTCATAACACGCCTAGAACATGTCAATGCTCTTTGTAGAGATGTTGAATACATTAAATCAAGGGATGTCACAATCACGGGTAGCCGTTGTGGGCTTACCCCTATTTTCCTCTGGTATGCACTCCAAGAAAAAGGTTTAATAGGACTTAAGAAAGAAGCACAAAAGTGCATCACAAATGCAAACCACTTACTCGATAAACTACATGAAAATGGAATTGGTGCAATGCAAAACAAGTTCAGTAATACCGTTGTATTTGAAAGGCCTCTAAATGACGACTTTGTGCAAAGGTGGAGTTTGTCTTGTGAAGGAAATATTGCACATGTGGTTGTGATGCAGCATGTCACTATTGAAATGCTAGACTCCTTTGTTAGTGAACTTGTTAAAAAACGATCTATTTGGTTTCAAGGTGGACTGATAAAGCCTCCATGCATCTCAAATGCCATTGGTAGAGAAAATTGTGCCTGTGCATTGCATAAATCGTTGTAA
- the LOC130721536 gene encoding serine decarboxylase 1-like isoform X1 translates to MENSTEKNVTISLNIPQVRDSNESPRVVSNAKPFGEEEKHKEIPENNGHMICLPINSTGETQANLAQVIAHYVGTLNKKQLRFLAGYSTNQEFDYDALAPLLHFHINNAGDPFIGSSYSLNSVEFEVPVLDWFANLWEIEKEEYWGYVTTGGTEGNLYGILSGREQFPNGILYTSQDSHYSIFKTVKMYRMQCIKVGTLISGEINYVDLKALLLAHKNRPAIINLNIGTTMKGAIDDIDHVIQTLEESGFSRDQFYIHCDGALSGIMLPFLKQAPKVTFKKPIGSISTSGHKFLGCPIPCGVVITRLEHVNALCRDVEYIKSRDVTITGSRCGLTPIFLWYALQEKGLIGLKKEAQKCITNANHLLDKLHENGIGAMQNKFSNTVVFERPLNDDFVQRWSLSCEGNIAHVVVMQHVTIEMLDSFVSELVKKRSIWFQGGLIKPPCISNAIGRENCACALHKSL, encoded by the exons ATGGAGAATTCAACAGAGAAGAACGTGACAATATCTTTAAACATTCCACAAGTTCGTGACAGTAATGAGTCTCCTAGGGTGGTCAGCAATGCTAAGCCCtttggagaagaagagaagcataAAGAAATTCCAGAGAATAATGGGCATATGATCTGTCTTCCCATCAACAGCACTGGAGAGACGCAAGCGAATTTGGCTCAAGTAATTGCCCATTATGTTGGGACcctaaataaaaaacaattgcGCTTTTTAG CAGGTTATTCCACTAATCAAGAATTTGACTATGACGCATTAGCACCATTATTGCATTTTCACATAAACAATGCTGGCGACCCATTTATAGGGAGTAGTTATAGTCTAAATTCAGTGGAATTTGAAGTACCCGTGCTTGATTGGTTTGCCAATCTGTGGGAGATAGAGAAAGAGGAGTATTGGGGATACGTCACAACTGGTGGAACAGAGGGAAACCTTTATGGGATATTATCTGG GAGGGAACAATTCCCAAATGGAATTTTGTACACATCACAGGACTCGCATTATTCAATATTCAAGACTGTAAAAATGTATAGAATGCAATGCATAAAAGTTGGCACTTTGATCTCTGGTGAAATCAATTATGTTGATCTAAAAGCTTTACTTCTTGCTCATAAGAACAGGCCAGCCATCATCAATCTAAATATAG GAACTACTATGAAAGGAGCAATTGATGACATTGATCATGTAATACAAACACTTGAGGAAAGTGGCTTCTCTCGCGATCAATTCTATATTCATTGTGATGGAGCTTTATCCGGAATAATGTTGCCATTTCTTAAACAA GCTCCAAAGGTTACCTTCAAGAAGCCCATTGGAAGTATATCCACTTCTGGCCATAAGTTTTTAGgatgcccaattccttgtggtGTTGTCATAACACGCCTAGAACATGTCAATGCTCTTTGTAGAGATGTTGAATACATTAAATCAAGGGATGTCACAATCACGGGTAGCCGTTGTGGGCTTACCCCTATTTTCCTCTGGTATGCACTCCAAGAAAAAGGTTTAATAGGACTTAAGAAAGAAGCACAAAAGTGCATCACAAATGCAAACCACTTACTCGATAAACTACATGAAAATGGAATTGGTGCAATGCAAAACAAGTTCAGTAATACCGTTGTATTTGAAAGGCCTCTAAATGACGACTTTGTGCAAAGGTGGAGTTTGTCTTGTGAAGGAAATATTGCACATGTGGTTGTGATGCAGCATGTCACTATTGAAATGCTAGACTCCTTTGTTAGTGAACTTGTTAAAAAACGATCTATTTGGTTTCAAGGTGGACTGATAAAGCCTCCATGCATCTCAAATGCCATTGGTAGAGAAAATTGTGCCTGTGCATTGCATAAATCGTTGTAA